A stretch of Bifidobacterium sp. ESL0704 DNA encodes these proteins:
- a CDS encoding ABC transporter permease yields the protein MMLCRTIHSEFWKMVTSRSMMLVVAAAVVCPVLLAGASGFAANSPVKVAVRNQGFETAGFGQPFIILLASLNVYAEWSSGQIRTSLAATPDRKRLLAGKTIVSAMTASAIGLVATPMAVCLEQWARARSAGQCFTLIFTPEMLGNVLSVGLNYLLIALIAQSLTVITRSIVATIVVLVPMVLGFTIGLVPVFPILRFLPDLAGIQLLTGYPGLPLLSPLPGALVMAVWAIGMLAISVVLFNKRDIGG from the coding sequence ATGATGTTGTGTCGTACGATTCACTCCGAGTTCTGGAAAATGGTCACGTCCCGTTCGATGATGCTGGTCGTGGCCGCCGCGGTCGTTTGTCCTGTGCTGCTGGCCGGTGCGTCCGGATTCGCCGCCAATAGCCCGGTGAAGGTTGCCGTCAGAAATCAAGGGTTCGAGACGGCTGGGTTCGGACAGCCGTTTATCATCCTGTTGGCTTCGTTGAACGTTTACGCGGAATGGTCAAGCGGCCAGATTCGAACGAGCCTGGCCGCCACTCCCGACAGAAAGCGCTTGCTGGCGGGCAAGACAATAGTCTCCGCTATGACGGCTTCGGCTATCGGGCTCGTTGCGACTCCGATGGCGGTCTGTCTTGAGCAATGGGCACGCGCAAGGTCGGCGGGACAGTGTTTTACGCTGATTTTCACCCCTGAGATGCTGGGCAATGTGCTGAGCGTGGGATTGAACTACCTGCTGATCGCGCTTATAGCCCAGTCGTTGACGGTCATCACACGCAGTATCGTCGCCACCATTGTGGTGTTGGTACCGATGGTATTGGGATTCACCATCGGGCTGGTGCCCGTATTCCCCATCCTCAGATTTCTGCCTGATCTTGCGGGGATTCAATTGCTTACCGGTTATCCCGGGTTGCCGCTGCTCTCTCCCTTGCCGGGTGCGTTGGTCATGGCCGTGTGGGCGATTGGAATGCTGGCGATTTCAGTTGTTCTCTTCAATAAGAGGGACATAGGCGGATAG
- a CDS encoding MFS transporter gives MENIGMQAAPSRGRRVALTVAMCLGIALVMLDTTIMNIALPAMQHGLGVGLGRLSWALNVYTIIVATCTIPLSRLADIYGRGRLFVVGLLLFGAGSLIAGMAPGFGVLIAGRVVSGLGASVLLPVANALGISAWVVKDRVKVVAALGLTQGGAAAVGPTVGGIVTDRLSWNWIFLVNVPIVAVALILSFFALDLKGESRIQARIDWLGSIVSMAGLFVVTFGLIESKNWGMADPRVWMCLGVGVVAVVLFVLVERHVSSPMVDLRLFRFRQFTAAALVALIAQFFYIGVLVILPTFFTAVQGRSELNAAMILLPMSLTVFAFGGFGGLAINKLGPRLLVLAGLFAVLASYVLLAIVNPASVTAMALAALVLGVGFGVIAGPINVLAASSLQGELLTASQSVISVVRQIGSVLGVSVFVSMTTRNITALPTHTPQAMTGAYIGVYRIWIPVLALCLLLALLFPRKRDYLLGQAAGSR, from the coding sequence GTGGAAAACATCGGAATGCAAGCGGCGCCGTCGCGTGGCAGAAGGGTCGCGCTGACGGTGGCCATGTGCCTGGGCATAGCGCTGGTGATGCTGGACACCACCATTATGAACATCGCCCTGCCGGCCATGCAGCACGGGCTGGGCGTGGGCCTCGGCCGGCTCTCGTGGGCGCTGAACGTCTACACCATCATCGTGGCTACCTGCACCATACCGTTGAGCCGACTGGCCGACATCTACGGACGCGGAAGGCTCTTCGTCGTGGGCCTGCTCCTGTTCGGCGCGGGAAGTCTGATCGCCGGGATGGCGCCGGGCTTCGGCGTGCTCATCGCCGGACGCGTTGTCTCCGGGCTGGGTGCGTCGGTGCTGCTGCCCGTCGCCAACGCGCTCGGTATCTCCGCATGGGTCGTCAAGGACCGTGTCAAGGTCGTCGCCGCGCTTGGCCTCACCCAGGGAGGTGCCGCCGCCGTCGGCCCGACCGTGGGTGGAATCGTCACCGATCGGCTCTCGTGGAACTGGATCTTCCTGGTCAACGTCCCCATCGTCGCCGTTGCGCTGATACTTTCGTTCTTCGCCCTCGATCTGAAAGGCGAGAGTCGGATCCAAGCCCGTATCGACTGGCTTGGTAGCATCGTGTCCATGGCCGGCCTGTTCGTCGTCACCTTCGGGCTCATCGAGTCCAAGAACTGGGGGATGGCCGATCCGCGCGTCTGGATGTGTCTTGGTGTAGGTGTTGTGGCTGTGGTCCTGTTCGTGCTCGTCGAACGCCATGTGTCCTCGCCGATGGTCGATCTGCGTCTTTTTCGGTTCCGCCAGTTCACCGCCGCCGCGCTGGTTGCCCTCATCGCCCAGTTCTTCTACATAGGCGTATTGGTCATTCTGCCTACCTTCTTCACCGCTGTGCAAGGCAGAAGCGAGCTGAACGCGGCGATGATCCTGCTGCCTATGTCGCTGACCGTCTTCGCGTTTGGCGGGTTTGGCGGGCTGGCCATCAACAAGCTTGGTCCGCGCCTCCTTGTTCTGGCGGGACTGTTCGCCGTGCTTGCCTCATATGTGCTATTGGCGATTGTGAATCCCGCGAGCGTGACGGCCATGGCCCTCGCGGCTCTCGTTCTAGGTGTTGGCTTCGGCGTCATTGCCGGACCCATCAACGTGCTCGCCGCCTCAAGCTTGCAGGGCGAGCTGTTGACCGCCTCCCAGAGCGTGATCAGCGTCGTCCGCCAGATCGGCTCCGTGCTGGGCGTCTCCGTCTTCGTCTCCATGACCACCCGTAACATCACGGCTCTGCCGACGCACACCCCGCAGGCCATGACCGGCGCCTACATCGGCGTCTACCGGATATGGATACCCGTGCTCGCGCTTTGCCTGCTTCTTGCGCTTCTGTTCCCCAGAAAACGTGACTACCTGCTGGGTCAGGCTGCCGGTAGCCGGTAA
- the serS gene encoding serine--tRNA ligase, which produces MLDIQFIREHPDVVRDSQRKRGESVELVDEVLKQDEIRRAALKSYEEARASQKAMGKKVASAAGDEKAALIAQTKDLAGKVAQYKKTSDDASAAYTKAMWQFSNIVEPEAPEGGEDDYVVVKKVGTPRDFKAEGFEPKDHLTLGVGVAGIDMRRGVKVSGSRFYFLRGAVARMQIAMLTMAVDQAEENGFTLAITPTLVRPEVMAGTGFLNSHADEIYRLREPDDQYLVGTSEVALAGMHENEILDLSDGPLKYTGWSSCYRREAGAAGKDTSGIIRVHQFDKVEMFVYCKQEDSRAMHKQLLGMEEQMLAKVEVPYRTIDTAAGDLGSSAARKFDNEAWVPTQGRYRELTSTSNCTEYQARRLNIRERCEDGFTRAVATLNGTLATTRWLVAILENHQQKDGSIEIPKAMRPYMGGREVIEPTKWEA; this is translated from the coding sequence ATGCTAGATATCCAATTTATTCGTGAACATCCCGACGTCGTGCGCGATTCCCAGCGCAAGCGCGGAGAATCCGTCGAACTCGTCGACGAGGTTTTGAAGCAGGACGAAATCCGTCGCGCCGCACTGAAATCGTACGAAGAGGCGCGTGCCAGCCAGAAGGCCATGGGCAAGAAGGTCGCTTCGGCCGCTGGCGACGAAAAGGCCGCACTCATTGCACAGACCAAGGATTTGGCGGGCAAGGTCGCGCAATACAAGAAGACGTCGGATGATGCCTCCGCGGCCTACACCAAGGCCATGTGGCAGTTCTCCAACATCGTCGAGCCCGAAGCGCCCGAGGGCGGCGAGGATGATTACGTGGTGGTCAAGAAGGTCGGCACGCCGCGCGACTTCAAGGCCGAGGGCTTCGAACCCAAGGACCACCTGACGCTCGGCGTCGGTGTGGCAGGCATCGATATGCGTCGTGGCGTCAAGGTCTCCGGATCGCGCTTCTACTTCCTGCGTGGCGCCGTGGCCCGTATGCAGATCGCGATGCTCACCATGGCCGTCGACCAGGCTGAGGAGAACGGCTTCACGCTCGCCATCACCCCGACGCTGGTGCGTCCCGAGGTCATGGCCGGAACCGGCTTCCTGAACTCGCACGCAGACGAGATCTACCGTCTGCGCGAACCCGATGACCAGTACCTGGTGGGCACCTCGGAAGTGGCGCTCGCGGGCATGCACGAAAACGAGATCCTTGATTTGTCTGACGGGCCGTTGAAGTACACCGGCTGGTCGAGCTGCTACCGCCGCGAGGCCGGGGCCGCGGGCAAGGATACCTCCGGCATCATCCGCGTCCACCAGTTCGACAAGGTGGAGATGTTCGTCTACTGCAAGCAGGAGGACTCCCGCGCCATGCACAAGCAGCTGCTCGGCATGGAAGAGCAGATGTTGGCCAAGGTCGAGGTGCCCTATCGCACCATCGATACCGCCGCTGGCGATCTTGGTTCCTCCGCCGCGCGCAAGTTCGACAACGAGGCCTGGGTGCCGACCCAGGGCCGTTACCGTGAGCTCACCTCCACCTCGAACTGCACCGAATATCAGGCCCGTCGCCTGAACATCCGCGAACGTTGCGAAGACGGCTTCACCCGCGCCGTCGCCACGCTCAACGGCACGCTGGCCACCACCCGTTGGCTCGTCGCCATCCTTGAGAACCATCAGCAGAAGGACGGATCCATCGAGATTCCGAAGGCCATGCGACCCTACATGGGCGGCCGCGAGGTCATCGAGCCCACCAAGTGGGAGGCGTGA
- a CDS encoding TetR-like C-terminal domain-containing protein: protein MNRSTFYANYTDIKDLMDAIGERMFGALHRIYADEETRGYNSNDFSKLFAHIKDHQDFYRAYFKMGLDLKLQPSRYDTKLAKKYYPSGDIDYHRTFFRAGITAIIKKWLDNGCDLSPERLFGILKDEYRNKS from the coding sequence GTGAACAGGAGCACCTTCTACGCGAACTATACGGACATCAAAGACCTCATGGACGCGATTGGCGAACGGATGTTCGGCGCCTTGCACCGCATTTACGCCGATGAGGAAACCCGAGGATACAACTCAAACGATTTTTCCAAGCTTTTCGCGCACATCAAGGACCACCAGGACTTCTACCGCGCCTATTTCAAGATGGGACTCGACCTAAAACTCCAGCCCAGCCGATACGACACCAAACTCGCCAAAAAATATTACCCTTCCGGCGACATCGACTACCACAGAACCTTCTTCAGAGCAGGCATCACCGCGATCATCAAGAAGTGGCTCGACAACGGCTGCGACTTGAGCCCCGAGCGGCTTTTCGGCATCCTCAAGGACGAATACCGCAATAAATCTTGA
- a CDS encoding TetR/AcrR family transcriptional regulator: MKQPTQQRARVKVRRILDTSKKLFLEGNYFEITTNQIAREAGVSIGTLYTYFADKEAILATLLEEYDESFNNVFERIDTQESFDLFRSDKKEWLGRLIDQLIDSEDRQFHIQIEMLAHAVPAARQVQKRHSEKIKDLVHQCCLYYTNGGNVENLKTLSTVIFDFTTALVDELLYTDHTSQEHDRIRQTGIDALALIIERNIDQ, from the coding sequence ATGAAGCAACCGACGCAGCAACGTGCCAGAGTGAAGGTCAGGCGCATTCTCGACACATCCAAGAAACTGTTCCTCGAAGGCAACTACTTCGAGATCACCACCAACCAGATAGCCCGTGAGGCCGGAGTATCCATCGGCACGCTCTACACGTATTTCGCCGACAAGGAGGCCATCCTGGCCACGCTCCTCGAAGAGTATGACGAGTCGTTCAACAACGTGTTCGAACGCATCGACACCCAGGAATCATTCGACCTGTTCCGCAGCGACAAGAAAGAATGGCTCGGTCGGCTCATCGACCAGCTGATCGACAGCGAGGACCGACAGTTCCACATCCAGATCGAAATGCTCGCCCATGCCGTTCCCGCCGCCAGGCAGGTCCAGAAGCGGCACAGCGAGAAAATCAAGGACCTCGTCCACCAATGCTGCCTCTACTACACCAATGGCGGCAACGTCGAAAACCTCAAGACGCTTTCGACCGTCATCTTCGACTTCACCACCGCCCTCGTCGACGAACTGCTCTACACCGACCACACCAGCCAGGAGCACGACCGGATCCGACAGACCGGCATCGACGCCCTCGCGCTCATCATCGAACGCAACATCGACCAATAG
- a CDS encoding TetR/AcrR family transcriptional regulator: MVDSGINVEDRIVDALFAKLETNSFASLTVSELAAAAGISRKTFYRHFADKADVVRRYLEGLMSGLVDEDEQMGDMAFVQGIRHYFVYFQARAPRLRLLRSNGLLDLALPIQNDVFTRRFPQLNLPWHGPELGDERLADLFVVGGLWNVLANSLDADPPVDPKRLAATLMSQVAKRTSKLS, translated from the coding sequence ATGGTCGATAGTGGAATCAACGTCGAAGACCGTATCGTCGACGCGCTGTTTGCGAAATTGGAAACGAATTCTTTTGCGTCCTTGACCGTCTCCGAACTCGCCGCTGCGGCAGGAATCTCGCGCAAGACGTTCTACCGTCATTTCGCTGATAAAGCGGACGTAGTGCGTCGCTACCTTGAGGGACTGATGTCGGGATTAGTCGATGAGGACGAGCAAATGGGCGATATGGCCTTCGTCCAGGGAATCCGGCATTATTTCGTGTATTTTCAGGCCCGAGCGCCTCGTCTGCGGTTGCTGCGGAGCAATGGGTTGCTGGACCTGGCCCTGCCGATTCAGAACGACGTGTTCACCAGACGCTTTCCTCAGCTGAACCTTCCGTGGCATGGGCCTGAGTTGGGCGATGAGCGGCTGGCTGATCTGTTCGTCGTAGGCGGTCTGTGGAATGTACTCGCCAACAGCCTCGATGCCGATCCTCCGGTTGATCCGAAACGTCTGGCCGCCACGCTTATGTCGCAAGTGGCCAAGCGCACCAGCAAGCTGAGCTGA
- a CDS encoding ATP-binding cassette domain-containing protein, giving the protein MKQTCIGQAGDTVSSAIEIKHLTKRHAHRAVVNDVSFRAQAGRVTAFLGPNGAGKSSTLRILLGLDRADAGTATIYGKAYRDLECPMRVVGFTMDGPAASKGRSARNHLKWVAMAAGVPARRVDEVLALTGLEAVAGKRVGEFSLGMGQRLGLATALLGDPSVLVLDEPMNGLDPEGIRWMRGFLRQSASSGKAVLMSSHFMDEVEAVADDVVVIADGRVMAQGTLDEVRGSHHNLEDAFFAITESAGTDAHGEVGE; this is encoded by the coding sequence ATGAAGCAGACATGTATAGGGCAAGCGGGTGATACGGTATCGTCCGCGATTGAAATCAAGCATCTCACCAAGCGCCATGCGCACAGAGCGGTGGTCAATGACGTGTCTTTCCGCGCTCAGGCGGGACGGGTGACGGCTTTTCTCGGGCCCAATGGCGCCGGCAAAAGCTCGACTTTGCGTATTCTTTTGGGGCTCGACCGTGCGGATGCGGGAACGGCCACGATTTATGGAAAGGCATATAGGGACTTGGAATGTCCGATGCGCGTTGTCGGCTTTACGATGGACGGCCCTGCAGCGAGCAAAGGCCGCAGTGCGAGGAACCACCTCAAATGGGTGGCGATGGCTGCGGGGGTGCCGGCTCGGCGGGTGGATGAGGTGCTGGCCCTCACGGGACTGGAAGCTGTGGCGGGAAAACGGGTCGGTGAGTTTTCGTTGGGTATGGGGCAGAGGCTGGGGTTGGCCACCGCCTTGTTGGGCGATCCCTCGGTGCTGGTCCTTGATGAGCCGATGAACGGGCTTGACCCGGAAGGCATCAGATGGATGCGCGGCTTCCTACGGCAAAGTGCTTCCAGCGGGAAAGCGGTGCTGATGTCCTCCCATTTCATGGACGAAGTGGAGGCTGTGGCCGATGACGTGGTGGTGATCGCCGATGGGCGGGTCATGGCGCAAGGAACTTTGGATGAGGTCCGAGGTTCGCATCATAACCTTGAGGATGCGTTCTTCGCAATCACGGAAAGCGCGGGAACTGACGCCCATGGTGAGGTGGGGGAATGA
- a CDS encoding histidine kinase — MHNLYRAVAPCIGVCILVAVFVRLKTEDGGSETGNFAATGWGLAFLLFSVVLGVVTILFRRTRPDVMIVVEFLEILSALFVGSDPESFSQLLAFFGVYLCIWAPTGLQIICDVLSIVVIGTRCVWPYAPAGVYYSVVFIAMAVLAMGVSVYRIVDGRRGDALEVKRLKHASQVLGTQRDEAIDQSRMAAELHDSVGHGLTVIIAFSQGLEDLLRRRGQLDDEAAQAINGIEQIARESLGNTRSMLERLNGSKDVGDNAYVESADGPVGSAMDSDLRDGIDEFGAEADPDGLHRWDDARPIFDRIRALGIVLVFMETGKRPESRTCADLVFRVTRECITNALRHAEHLTRISVSWDHGQASTVVTVRNDGISSEDVDRLDRAKNAGRNDGTGLRILEGALASHGGSLTVRASDGQWDVRATVPTAEGKA; from the coding sequence ATGCACAACCTGTACCGCGCCGTCGCTCCGTGTATCGGTGTGTGCATTTTAGTGGCAGTGTTCGTGCGGTTGAAAACCGAAGATGGCGGAAGCGAGACGGGCAATTTCGCAGCTACTGGGTGGGGATTGGCGTTCCTGCTGTTTTCCGTCGTTTTGGGCGTTGTCACGATTCTGTTCAGGCGGACTCGGCCCGACGTGATGATCGTCGTCGAGTTTCTTGAGATACTTTCCGCCTTGTTCGTTGGCTCGGATCCGGAATCGTTTTCTCAACTGCTGGCGTTCTTTGGTGTTTATCTCTGTATCTGGGCGCCGACGGGTCTCCAGATTATCTGCGATGTGCTGTCCATAGTGGTGATAGGTACTCGTTGCGTGTGGCCGTATGCCCCTGCCGGTGTGTACTATTCCGTCGTATTCATAGCAATGGCCGTGCTTGCTATGGGGGTTTCCGTATATCGCATCGTCGACGGGCGCCGCGGAGATGCTTTGGAGGTGAAACGGCTCAAACATGCGTCGCAAGTATTGGGTACACAGAGGGATGAGGCCATAGACCAGTCTCGTATGGCCGCCGAGCTGCACGACAGCGTCGGACATGGTCTGACGGTCATCATCGCCTTTTCGCAAGGACTGGAAGATCTTCTTCGTCGCCGCGGGCAGCTGGATGATGAGGCCGCTCAGGCAATCAACGGCATCGAGCAGATTGCCCGGGAAAGCCTTGGTAATACTCGCAGCATGCTGGAACGGCTTAATGGTTCCAAGGATGTTGGCGACAATGCGTATGTTGAATCTGCCGACGGTCCTGTCGGTTCTGCCATGGACTCGGATTTGCGCGATGGCATTGACGAGTTCGGGGCTGAGGCAGATCCCGATGGCTTGCATCGGTGGGATGATGCGCGCCCGATATTCGATCGTATCCGGGCGCTGGGAATCGTATTGGTGTTCATGGAGACCGGGAAGCGGCCCGAAAGCAGGACGTGTGCCGATCTTGTCTTTCGAGTGACTCGTGAATGCATCACCAATGCGTTGCGCCATGCCGAGCATCTGACGCGTATTTCGGTATCGTGGGACCATGGTCAGGCAAGCACTGTCGTGACTGTTCGCAATGACGGAATTTCTTCCGAAGACGTCGACCGCCTTGACCGGGCCAAGAACGCAGGTCGCAACGATGGTACGGGGCTGCGGATTCTCGAAGGCGCTTTGGCCTCGCATGGCGGGAGTCTGACAGTCCGTGCATCCGACGGGCAATGGGACGTCCGTGCAACGGTGCCAACAGCGGAAGGGAAGGCTTAA
- a CDS encoding MerR family transcriptional regulator — protein MNQTWHSIGEAALYCGLSESTLRYYEDVGIIAPIARDPDTGHRAYSDDDLQALLIISCLSATGMPLAKMKEYMANRKRGQEGAPTEIELLRDQKRRLTEERNFLKAREEYVTLKINYWQAVAAGDEAESSRLGAIAEEKVKTLSHWKSAK, from the coding sequence ATGAATCAGACTTGGCATTCCATCGGCGAAGCGGCGCTCTATTGCGGCCTGTCCGAAAGCACATTGCGCTACTACGAGGACGTCGGCATCATCGCCCCCATCGCCCGCGACCCCGACACCGGCCATCGCGCGTACAGCGACGACGATCTGCAGGCGCTGCTCATCATCTCCTGCCTGTCGGCGACCGGCATGCCGCTGGCGAAGATGAAGGAGTACATGGCCAACCGAAAGCGCGGGCAGGAAGGTGCGCCGACCGAAATCGAGCTGCTGCGCGACCAAAAACGTCGGCTGACCGAGGAACGCAACTTCCTGAAGGCCCGCGAGGAATATGTCACTCTGAAAATCAACTATTGGCAGGCAGTGGCGGCCGGTGACGAGGCTGAATCCTCAAGGCTCGGGGCGATAGCCGAGGAAAAGGTCAAGACGCTCAGCCATTGGAAATCGGCAAAATAG
- a CDS encoding response regulator transcription factor, which translates to MDDTSRPVRVMLVDDDRMARTAFMMMLAGDGSMTVCAQSANGREALAMLQEAKTLPDVILMDVRMPVMDGIEATARITHLFPAVKVLILTTYDQDDYAFDGLARGASGFLLKDVTIEQLRAAIHSVVEGDAVLTPRVTRAVVERSVRRIGGDADVPELRNRLARLSPREHEIVSLIAEGLSNSEIAGRLTIETSSVRKDVSRILSKLALRDRTQIAVMWYKAGLDVTTPR; encoded by the coding sequence ATGGACGATACCTCGCGTCCCGTCAGGGTGATGTTGGTGGATGACGACCGTATGGCGCGAACCGCGTTCATGATGATGTTGGCGGGCGATGGATCGATGACGGTGTGTGCACAGTCAGCCAACGGGCGGGAGGCGCTCGCGATGTTGCAAGAGGCCAAAACGCTGCCCGATGTCATTCTTATGGATGTCCGTATGCCGGTAATGGACGGCATTGAGGCCACGGCGCGCATCACGCATCTTTTCCCGGCGGTCAAAGTGCTTATCCTTACGACCTACGATCAGGACGATTATGCGTTCGACGGGCTCGCGCGCGGCGCTTCCGGCTTCCTGCTTAAGGATGTGACCATAGAACAGTTGCGTGCCGCGATACACTCGGTCGTTGAAGGCGATGCCGTGCTCACTCCTCGCGTCACGCGCGCGGTGGTTGAGCGTAGCGTTCGCCGTATCGGCGGCGACGCAGACGTGCCGGAACTTCGTAACCGTCTTGCCCGGCTTTCGCCACGGGAGCATGAGATTGTGTCCCTTATCGCTGAGGGACTGTCCAACAGTGAGATTGCCGGCAGGCTGACGATCGAGACATCGTCGGTCCGGAAAGACGTCAGTCGAATTCTCTCTAAACTTGCGCTGCGCGACCGAACGCAGATCGCGGTGATGTGGTACAAGGCTGGTCTCGATGTGACCACTCCGCGATAG
- a CDS encoding cupin domain-containing protein, translating into MTSTFTNPSPFPLGRPNDAYAKYFEGQSHLASLGGDGNVSVSNVTFEAGCTNHWHIHHNATQVLIAVGGRGYCQFEGEPVRQLRPGDVVVVPPETKHWHGASPNEPFAHVAVMVRQEGASNEWLEPVDTEKYRQLR; encoded by the coding sequence ATGACATCTACATTCACCAACCCAAGCCCGTTCCCGTTGGGGCGTCCCAACGATGCGTACGCAAAGTATTTCGAAGGCCAAAGCCATCTCGCCTCACTTGGCGGCGATGGCAACGTGTCTGTAAGCAACGTAACGTTCGAGGCTGGTTGCACCAACCATTGGCACATCCATCACAACGCCACGCAGGTGCTGATTGCCGTAGGAGGCCGCGGCTACTGCCAGTTCGAAGGCGAGCCGGTGCGTCAGCTTCGCCCCGGCGACGTGGTCGTCGTGCCGCCGGAGACCAAACATTGGCACGGCGCGAGTCCCAACGAGCCGTTCGCACATGTCGCGGTCATGGTGCGGCAGGAGGGTGCCAGCAACGAATGGCTCGAACCCGTCGACACGGAGAAGTATCGGCAATTACGCTGA
- a CDS encoding HXXEE domain-containing protein: MSIFLSFWILPIAFVLHDFEEMIMVPAWKQRESSSTNPIKRRAFGAVTDGPALCSGVAEEMVLLVVVSIVCKLTGGTTLYLASCVAYTFHLIVHVLACPLAHGYIPGVITALIQMPFMAWLIVAYWRIEQSGWPTYLLWQAASLAVFAANLKLIHTLMPKIQTVLSGYARH, translated from the coding sequence ATGTCGATTTTTTTGAGTTTCTGGATCCTACCCATCGCCTTCGTCCTGCACGACTTCGAAGAGATGATCATGGTACCCGCGTGGAAGCAGCGGGAATCGAGCAGCACGAACCCCATCAAACGTCGAGCGTTCGGCGCCGTCACCGATGGCCCGGCGCTGTGCTCCGGTGTCGCCGAGGAAATGGTACTGCTCGTGGTCGTTTCTATCGTTTGTAAGCTCACCGGTGGAACCACCTTGTATCTGGCAAGCTGCGTGGCCTACACCTTTCATCTGATCGTGCACGTCCTCGCCTGCCCGCTGGCGCACGGCTATATCCCCGGCGTCATCACCGCCCTGATCCAGATGCCATTCATGGCCTGGCTCATCGTCGCCTACTGGCGCATCGAACAATCGGGATGGCCGACCTACCTGCTCTGGCAAGCCGCATCGCTCGCGGTGTTCGCCGCGAATCTCAAACTCATCCATACGCTCATGCCCAAAATTCAAACCGTGCTGTCGGGATACGCCAGACATTAA
- a CDS encoding aldo/keto reductase produces MEYIDLGTSGIKISPMFIGGMSFGEPDPAQHVWTLDQEKTQAVIARALELGVNAIDTANCYARGTSEEYIGRALRNLNVPREKVVLASKVYFNEGHSSAAAIKREVEGSLRRLDTDYLDLYILHRFDYDTPIEETMEALDSLVREGKVRALGASEMYGYQYHNLEAVAERNDWTKLSTVQCHYNLIYREDERELIPVARQYGAIPTAYSPLASGHLARKSWDSDSLRGRTDRVEHSKYDSDRAADQPIVDRVAELAERHGVSMAQIALAWQWAHGPAAPIVGCNSPERVDQAVAALDVKLTDDDIAYLEEPYTAHELVGPLARPGEKPLAGTTTPPLK; encoded by the coding sequence ATGGAATACATCGATCTAGGAACTTCAGGAATAAAGATCTCCCCGATGTTCATCGGAGGCATGTCCTTCGGTGAACCCGACCCGGCCCAACACGTCTGGACGCTCGACCAAGAGAAAACGCAGGCGGTCATCGCCCGCGCCCTCGAACTCGGCGTCAACGCCATCGACACGGCCAACTGCTACGCGCGCGGCACCAGCGAGGAATACATCGGCCGGGCGCTTCGGAACCTCAACGTTCCGCGCGAGAAGGTGGTACTGGCCAGCAAAGTGTATTTCAACGAAGGGCACTCGTCCGCCGCCGCAATCAAACGCGAGGTCGAAGGCAGCCTGAGGCGCCTTGATACCGACTATCTCGACCTTTATATCCTGCACCGCTTCGATTACGACACACCCATCGAAGAAACCATGGAGGCACTCGACAGCCTCGTACGCGAAGGCAAGGTACGCGCGCTCGGCGCCAGCGAGATGTACGGCTACCAGTACCACAACCTTGAGGCCGTGGCCGAACGCAACGACTGGACGAAGCTCTCCACGGTGCAGTGCCATTACAATCTCATTTACCGCGAGGACGAGCGCGAGCTCATTCCCGTCGCCCGGCAGTACGGAGCCATTCCCACCGCTTACAGCCCGCTGGCTTCCGGCCATCTCGCGCGCAAGAGCTGGGATTCGGACTCGTTGCGCGGTAGGACCGACAGGGTTGAACACAGCAAATACGATTCCGACCGCGCGGCTGACCAGCCGATTGTCGACCGTGTCGCCGAACTCGCGGAACGTCATGGCGTGAGTATGGCCCAGATCGCTCTGGCTTGGCAGTGGGCGCACGGCCCGGCCGCCCCCATTGTCGGCTGTAACTCCCCCGAACGCGTCGACCAAGCCGTCGCCGCCCTCGATGTCAAGCTTACCGATGACGACATCGCCTATCTCGAAGAACCCTACACCGCCCACGAGCTGGTCGGCCCGCTCGCCAGGCCAGGCGAAAAGCCGCTCGCCGGCACCACCACCCCGCCATTGAAGTAG